A single window of Paenibacillus sp. FSL H8-0537 DNA harbors:
- a CDS encoding D-alanyl-D-alanine carboxypeptidase family protein has product MKRKRRRAVVILFSLCLIAMAIIVVVKFDKTAAEAPGSGDTAAVSPTVEATAEVDASPSLSPIEDIPTPEATATATAEETPTAEETQAATPAPTASPTVKPTPEPTATPKATAKPSGGSSPSDLDEGLAVVAEPESVTALVNKQNKLPDDYEPSELVYPDVAFIFSEKIDKRKMRKVAADALEELFAGAKKDKIYLAGVSAYRSQATQKSLFDRYVKRDGLEKARTYSAIPGTSEHQTGLAIDVSGSDGKCAAESCFGGTDEAVWLGKHAFEYGFIIRYPEGKDKITGYKYEPWHLRYVGKALAKELTDNDETLEEYYNAIPVSN; this is encoded by the coding sequence ATGAAGAGAAAACGCAGAAGAGCGGTCGTTATTTTATTTTCCTTATGCTTAATTGCGATGGCTATTATAGTAGTTGTGAAGTTTGATAAAACGGCAGCTGAGGCGCCTGGTTCTGGGGATACAGCGGCTGTTTCGCCAACAGTAGAGGCTACCGCCGAGGTGGACGCTTCGCCGTCCCTGTCGCCGATTGAGGACATTCCCACACCGGAGGCCACGGCAACGGCGACAGCAGAAGAAACACCAACAGCGGAAGAAACGCAAGCGGCCACGCCTGCTCCTACAGCGTCGCCGACTGTGAAGCCGACCCCAGAGCCGACAGCAACGCCGAAGGCAACAGCAAAGCCGTCCGGCGGCAGCTCGCCCTCCGATTTGGATGAAGGCTTAGCCGTTGTCGCGGAGCCGGAGAGCGTTACGGCGCTAGTGAACAAGCAAAACAAGCTCCCAGATGACTATGAGCCTTCGGAGCTGGTATATCCGGATGTGGCATTTATATTCAGCGAGAAAATCGATAAGCGCAAAATGCGGAAAGTAGCGGCGGATGCTTTGGAAGAGCTGTTCGCAGGAGCGAAGAAGGACAAAATTTATTTAGCGGGTGTGTCAGCCTACCGATCACAGGCGACCCAAAAGTCGCTGTTCGACCGTTATGTGAAAAGAGATGGACTGGAGAAAGCTAGAACGTACAGCGCGATCCCAGGAACGAGCGAGCATCAGACTGGGCTTGCGATTGACGTATCCGGAAGCGACGGCAAATGTGCAGCCGAAAGCTGCTTTGGCGGTACGGATGAAGCGGTATGGCTTGGCAAGCATGCCTTTGAATATGGCTTTATTATCCGTTATCCCGAAGGCAAGGATAAAATTACCGGCTACAAATACGAGCCTTGGCATCTTCGTTATGTAGGCAAGGCGCTGGCGAAGGAACTGACGGATAACGACGAGACACTGGAGGAGTATTACAACGCCATTCCAGTAAGCAACTAA
- the cls gene encoding cardiolipin synthase: MTTFQDFYFIFTLLNILLAFALVFLERRNVSSTWAWIMVLSFIPVFGFILYLILGQQLRKRKLFKLLGDSQRIIEDTVERQKLQLQDRHTVFHDAETNEYRDMIFMNLVSSYALFSQNNAIRIYTEGNEKFDALIADIASAEHHIHLVYYIVRNDVLGNRLLRALVAKAQQGVKVKFLYDHIGSSGLPRSFFNKLREAGGKAQAFFPSRIPYVNLKLNYRNHRKLAIIDGMTGYIGGFNVGDEYLGLDKHFGEWRDTHLRVNGHAVHQMQAQFLMDWNLASSGTVELNRSYFPVVKEGGGIGMQVVASGPDSEEQQIKDAYIKMIYSAKRSICLQTPYFVPDESLMTALKIAVQSGVKVQVMIPKKRDHFFVYWATRAYIAELLAGGIECYLYEKGFLHAKTIVIDGKIASVGTANIDIRSFKLNFEMNAFIYEESTAGQLKQIFEADIENSIKLQKDEFAKRPLFERFKESISRLLSPIL; encoded by the coding sequence ATGACTACGTTTCAAGACTTTTATTTCATCTTCACTTTGCTGAATATATTGCTCGCTTTCGCCCTTGTCTTCTTGGAGAGACGCAACGTCAGCTCTACCTGGGCTTGGATCATGGTATTATCTTTCATCCCAGTATTCGGTTTTATTCTATATTTGATTCTCGGTCAGCAGTTGCGCAAACGCAAGCTGTTCAAGCTGCTTGGAGACAGCCAGCGCATCATTGAAGATACCGTGGAGCGGCAGAAGCTTCAGCTTCAGGATCGCCACACCGTCTTTCATGATGCCGAGACGAATGAGTATCGGGATATGATTTTTATGAATTTGGTCAGCAGCTATGCGTTGTTCTCGCAAAATAACGCCATTCGCATCTATACCGAAGGCAACGAGAAATTCGATGCGTTAATAGCTGATATTGCTTCCGCAGAGCATCATATTCATCTGGTGTATTACATTGTGCGTAATGATGTGCTGGGCAACAGGCTGCTCAGAGCATTGGTAGCGAAGGCGCAGCAAGGAGTAAAGGTCAAATTTCTCTATGACCACATCGGAAGCTCGGGGCTTCCACGGTCGTTTTTCAACAAGCTTCGGGAAGCGGGCGGCAAGGCGCAAGCCTTTTTCCCCTCGCGTATTCCTTATGTAAATTTGAAGCTGAACTATCGCAATCATCGCAAGCTGGCCATCATCGACGGCATGACCGGCTATATTGGCGGATTTAATGTGGGAGACGAATACTTGGGCTTGGACAAGCATTTCGGCGAGTGGCGGGATACGCATTTGCGGGTGAATGGACATGCCGTGCATCAAATGCAGGCGCAGTTTCTCATGGATTGGAATCTCGCGTCCTCCGGTACGGTGGAGCTGAATCGCAGTTATTTTCCAGTGGTCAAAGAAGGCGGCGGCATTGGGATGCAGGTTGTAGCCAGCGGCCCGGATTCCGAGGAACAGCAAATTAAAGATGCTTATATTAAAATGATATATTCGGCGAAACGATCGATTTGCCTGCAAACGCCTTATTTTGTGCCAGACGAAAGCTTAATGACCGCCCTGAAAATTGCCGTCCAATCTGGTGTAAAGGTGCAGGTTATGATTCCGAAAAAACGCGACCATTTCTTTGTTTATTGGGCGACCCGTGCTTATATTGCCGAGCTGCTGGCAGGCGGCATTGAATGCTATTTGTATGAAAAAGGCTTCCTGCATGCCAAAACGATTGTCATCGATGGCAAAATTGCTTCGGTGGGAACAGCAAATATTGATATTCGCAGCTTTAAGCTGAATTTTGAGATGAACGCTTTTATTTATGAGGAAAGTACCGCGGGACAATTAAAGCAGATTTTCGAGGCGGATATTGAAAATAGCATCAAGCTCCAGAAAGACGAGTTTGCAAAACGTCCGCTGTTTGAACGGTTCAAGGAGTCGATTAGCCGGCTGCTCTCACCGATTCTGTAG
- a CDS encoding LTA synthase family protein: protein MTLSAPKRLFSTRPIIAFSIIVLFKSYLTWMVVFGSPSWSTLFKEVPFALVVFCLIEWFATKRKLTYYLTANLLITAILFAVLMYYKYYGVIVTSSALKQVNQVTAVSNSVFSLMDPYYLLVFIDVILMFYFLMRKQKAQYWKTASQTRLSKRMLTSVFAVSLGLCLFNILPNSASMNEIVKAEQMGILNYEAYTIFGKKELELVDSSTITQEKINSLKTLEPVATPQLQGAAKGKNLIIIQLESFQNFLIGLHIDGKEITPNMNKLAKDNYYFKHFYQGVGQGNTSDAEFIVNTSYYIPPNGAATQVYAGKVLPSLPRVLTENGYDTATFHTNVVEFWNRGELYQALGFNRYYDKAFFGEDDTVFFGASDEVLYKKTAAELAKMDSKDKPFYAQVISMTAHHPFTIPDTKYQMELPERYEGTFVGDYIRAQNYADYVLGEFIDDLKQRGLWDDSLIVLYGDHLGLPIYSLDRDDKELMAEIYGYEYSYTDMINIPLVIASPGITSPKEFDQLGGQVDLLPTISNLLGVSLDKQIHFGQDLLNSTSYNLLPQRYYLPTGSFVSSKELFLSGSGYDDGTHHPLAGDGMESAKEATEDEYNRALELLQLSDSYVSQLPDREPQN, encoded by the coding sequence TTGACTTTATCTGCACCAAAACGTCTGTTCAGCACCAGACCTATCATTGCTTTCTCCATTATTGTTCTTTTCAAAAGCTATCTCACGTGGATGGTTGTATTTGGAAGCCCGTCGTGGAGCACCCTGTTCAAGGAGGTTCCATTTGCCTTAGTCGTCTTTTGTCTTATTGAATGGTTCGCAACGAAACGCAAGCTTACTTATTATTTAACAGCCAATTTACTAATAACGGCCATCCTCTTTGCTGTGCTGATGTACTATAAATATTACGGAGTCATCGTCACCAGCTCTGCCTTAAAGCAGGTCAATCAGGTAACGGCGGTCAGCAACAGCGTATTTTCACTGATGGACCCATATTATTTACTCGTCTTTATCGATGTGATCCTTATGTTTTATTTTCTCATGCGTAAGCAGAAGGCGCAGTATTGGAAAACCGCCAGCCAGACTCGCTTGAGCAAAAGAATGTTAACAAGCGTTTTCGCGGTATCGCTCGGCCTGTGCTTGTTTAACATTTTGCCGAACAGTGCCAGCATGAACGAGATTGTGAAAGCCGAGCAAATGGGCATCCTGAATTATGAGGCCTATACGATTTTTGGCAAAAAAGAACTGGAGCTTGTCGATTCCTCCACGATTACGCAGGAGAAGATCAACAGCCTCAAGACGCTTGAGCCTGTCGCCACGCCGCAGCTGCAAGGCGCCGCCAAGGGCAAAAACCTGATTATTATCCAGCTGGAATCATTCCAAAACTTCCTCATTGGCCTTCATATTGACGGCAAGGAAATTACACCAAACATGAATAAGCTGGCTAAGGACAACTATTATTTCAAGCATTTCTACCAAGGCGTAGGGCAAGGCAATACGTCCGATGCTGAATTCATTGTAAACACGTCCTATTATATTCCGCCAAATGGCGCCGCTACCCAAGTCTATGCTGGAAAGGTACTGCCGAGCCTGCCGCGCGTTTTGACGGAAAACGGCTATGATACGGCGACGTTCCATACGAATGTCGTGGAGTTTTGGAACCGCGGCGAGCTGTATCAGGCGCTTGGCTTCAATCGCTATTATGATAAAGCGTTTTTCGGTGAGGATGATACGGTATTTTTTGGCGCTTCCGATGAGGTGCTTTATAAGAAAACAGCGGCAGAGCTTGCGAAAATGGACAGCAAGGACAAGCCCTTTTATGCCCAAGTCATATCGATGACCGCTCACCACCCCTTCACCATACCGGATACGAAGTATCAAATGGAGCTGCCTGAGCGCTACGAGGGCACGTTCGTCGGCGACTACATTCGCGCCCAGAACTATGCGGATTACGTGCTTGGTGAGTTTATTGACGATCTCAAGCAGCGCGGCCTATGGGATGACAGCTTAATCGTGCTATACGGCGATCATCTGGGCTTGCCGATTTATTCGCTGGATCGCGATGATAAAGAGTTAATGGCGGAAATTTACGGCTATGAGTACAGCTATACCGATATGATTAATATTCCGCTTGTCATTGCTTCACCTGGCATTACCTCGCCTAAAGAGTTTGATCAGCTAGGCGGGCAGGTTGATTTGCTGCCGACGATTTCGAACTTGCTTGGCGTTTCGCTGGATAAGCAAATTCATTTTGGCCAAGATTTGTTGAACAGCACCTCATATAACCTGCTTCCACAGCGCTATTATTTGCCGACGGGCTCCTTCGTCAGCAGCAAGGAGCTGTTCCTTTCCGGCAGCGGCTACGATGATGGCACCCATCACCCGCTTGCAGGCGATGGCATGGAAAGCGCCAAGGAAGCAACCGAGGATGAATACAACCGCGCGCTGGAACTGCTCCAGCTCTCCGACAGCTACGTTAGCCAGCTGCCAGACCGCGAACCGCAGAACTGA
- a CDS encoding nucleoside hydrolase, which yields MGTRLYYNHDAGVDDLVSLFLVLQMKEVELVGVSVIPADGYLEPGMKASRKIIDRFGRGAASASIEVSRSNSRGRNPFPAEWRMHTFFVDALPILNEPEQIKTREAELPAHLHMIEAIRASDEKTTLLFTGPLTDLARALDEAPDIEAKIEKLVWMGGTFNEKGNVQEPEHDGTAEWNAFWDPEAVERVWASEIPIFLVALESTNKVPLTVPIRNRWASLRRHEGMDFVGQCYAACPPLVYMETNSTYYLWDVLTTATVGDSSLVSMKTVHSKAIAHGASQGRTIEAADGRPISLVYDVEPERFFDYITELACSAELNPA from the coding sequence ATGGGAACTAGACTTTATTACAATCATGATGCGGGAGTAGATGATCTCGTTTCTTTATTTCTTGTTTTACAAATGAAAGAGGTGGAGCTGGTCGGCGTATCGGTCATCCCGGCTGATGGCTATTTGGAGCCTGGCATGAAGGCCAGCCGCAAAATCATCGACCGTTTTGGACGTGGCGCTGCATCGGCAAGCATCGAGGTTTCGAGATCCAATTCTCGCGGACGCAATCCGTTCCCTGCGGAATGGCGGATGCATACGTTTTTCGTCGACGCGCTGCCGATCTTAAACGAGCCGGAGCAGATCAAGACGCGCGAAGCGGAGCTTCCAGCGCATCTTCACATGATTGAGGCCATTCGTGCCTCAGATGAGAAAACAACGCTGCTGTTCACGGGACCGCTGACCGATTTAGCCCGTGCATTAGATGAAGCGCCAGATATAGAAGCGAAGATCGAGAAGCTTGTCTGGATGGGTGGAACGTTCAATGAGAAAGGCAATGTACAGGAGCCGGAGCATGATGGCACCGCCGAATGGAATGCGTTCTGGGACCCGGAAGCGGTCGAGCGGGTATGGGCAAGCGAAATTCCTATTTTCCTCGTTGCTTTGGAAAGCACCAATAAAGTGCCGCTGACGGTGCCAATCCGCAATCGCTGGGCTTCGCTGCGCCGCCATGAGGGCATGGATTTTGTCGGGCAATGTTATGCAGCCTGTCCGCCGCTTGTTTATATGGAGACGAATTCGACGTATTACCTATGGGATGTTCTAACGACAGCTACGGTGGGTGATTCAAGCCTCGTCTCAATGAAGACGGTGCACAGCAAGGCGATTGCGCATGGCGCCAGCCAAGGACGCACCATTGAAGCGGCTGATGGCCGTCCGATCAGCCTCGTATACGATGTGGAGCCGGAGCGTTTCTTCGACTATATAACGGAGCTGGCCTGCAGCGCCGAGCTTAATCCTGCGTAA
- the dgt gene encoding dGTP triphosphohydrolase, with the protein MDLRKLRLDEPALGTFSEERDEYERDYARLIQSPAFRRLQGKSQVFGAGSGDYYRTRLTHSLEVSQIAREVARRLGKQYAFLAKKEHPGLMLDPAVVEIAALAHDLGHPPFGHKGEEVLDHLLQEEHGMTYEGNAQNFRILMFLEKRAGSGSGLDLTAAVLLATNKYPYSLDEPGRLKGLYSSEWADIEQLRDSWKMPKGRSTLEAQLMDLCDDIAYSTHDIEDGIRAGKIQMNRTFFEDQRLIDHLVQEIVEDQGNMEVGWHEVDIPAMVKKVLAAYLEQWEELYGLYDQETSRTRREMKARWVSVFAGKVGIIDSSTPGWKKVTFVKDGQQDLELLRTMEILKKLAWVTLIKDFRVQRLQKRSEIMIRRLWESFRIPENGRLIIPPDWIANYEQHKQNWTWPRFVADYISGMTDAYAEKVYAELYASKSGSIYEMD; encoded by the coding sequence ATGGACTTACGAAAGCTACGATTGGACGAACCTGCGCTGGGAACTTTCAGTGAAGAACGTGACGAGTATGAACGGGATTATGCCCGCTTGATTCAATCCCCCGCTTTTCGCAGACTACAGGGAAAATCACAGGTGTTCGGCGCTGGTTCCGGCGACTATTACCGCACGCGGCTAACGCACTCGCTTGAAGTTTCACAAATTGCCCGCGAGGTTGCACGGAGACTGGGCAAGCAATATGCCTTTTTAGCTAAAAAAGAACATCCCGGCCTGATGCTCGATCCTGCCGTCGTTGAAATTGCGGCGCTCGCCCATGATCTTGGCCATCCGCCCTTTGGCCATAAAGGCGAAGAGGTGCTCGATCACCTGCTTCAGGAAGAGCATGGCATGACCTATGAGGGAAATGCGCAAAACTTCCGCATCCTCATGTTTCTGGAGAAGCGCGCCGGCAGCGGCAGCGGGCTTGATCTGACCGCAGCCGTGCTGCTGGCTACAAATAAATACCCCTATTCCCTGGATGAGCCTGGTCGGCTTAAAGGGCTGTACAGCTCCGAATGGGCAGATATTGAGCAGCTGCGCGATTCGTGGAAAATGCCCAAGGGCCGCTCCACGCTAGAAGCGCAGCTGATGGATTTATGCGACGATATCGCCTATTCCACGCATGATATTGAGGATGGCATCCGCGCAGGCAAAATCCAGATGAATCGCACGTTTTTTGAAGACCAGCGCCTGATCGACCATCTGGTACAGGAAATTGTCGAGGACCAGGGCAATATGGAGGTCGGCTGGCATGAGGTTGATATTCCCGCGATGGTGAAGAAGGTGCTCGCCGCATATTTAGAGCAATGGGAAGAGCTGTATGGGCTGTACGATCAGGAAACGTCGCGCACACGCAGGGAGATGAAGGCGCGCTGGGTCAGCGTTTTTGCCGGAAAGGTCGGCATTATTGACTCCTCTACACCAGGCTGGAAGAAGGTTACCTTCGTCAAGGATGGACAGCAGGATCTAGAGCTGCTCCGGACGATGGAAATTCTCAAGAAGCTGGCGTGGGTGACGCTGATTAAAGATTTCCGCGTTCAGCGTCTGCAGAAACGCAGCGAAATTATGATTCGCAGACTATGGGAGAGCTTCCGCATTCCAGAAAATGGACGGCTCATCATTCCGCCAGACTGGATTGCCAACTATGAGCAGCACAAGCAGAATTGGACTTGGCCACGCTTCGTCGCGGACTATATTTCCGGTATGACCGACGCTTATGCGGAGAAGGTCTACGCCGAGCTTTATGCCAGCAAATCCGGCTCGATCTATGAAATGGACTAG
- the bcp gene encoding thioredoxin-dependent thiol peroxidase — MTQVQIGQQVENFTLPASNGTDVSLQDYKGKKLVIYFYPRDMTPGCTTESCDFRDYNGQFKTFNTEVIGISPDDLASHDQFIAAHELPFLLLSDTANQVAEQFGVWKLRSRNGEEFMGIERSTFLIDEEGKLAKEWRSVVVEGHVQEVLEAAKQT, encoded by the coding sequence ATGACGCAAGTGCAAATTGGACAACAGGTTGAGAATTTTACATTGCCAGCCTCGAATGGTACGGACGTATCGCTGCAGGACTATAAAGGCAAGAAGCTGGTCATATATTTTTACCCACGGGATATGACGCCGGGCTGTACGACGGAATCCTGCGATTTTAGAGATTACAATGGACAATTCAAAACGTTCAATACCGAAGTCATCGGCATCAGCCCAGATGATCTGGCGTCGCATGATCAGTTTATTGCGGCTCATGAGCTGCCATTCCTGCTGCTCTCGGATACCGCTAATCAGGTTGCTGAGCAGTTTGGCGTATGGAAGCTGCGGAGCCGCAATGGCGAGGAGTTTATGGGCATTGAGCGTTCAACCTTTCTGATCGACGAAGAGGGCAAGCTGGCGAAAGAATGGCGCAGCGTCGTCGTTGAAGGCCATGTGCAGGAAGTGCTGGAGGCAGCGAAGCAGACCTAA
- a CDS encoding DUF1540 domain-containing protein translates to MAKDVLCDVNSCKFWNAGNHCGAASIFVASNRGKRASVSAETDCRTFESKI, encoded by the coding sequence ATGGCAAAGGACGTATTGTGTGACGTCAATTCCTGCAAGTTCTGGAACGCAGGCAACCACTGTGGAGCCGCTTCGATTTTTGTAGCAAGCAATCGCGGCAAACGGGCGTCCGTTTCTGCGGAAACAGACTGCCGCACGTTCGAATCAAAGATCTAG
- a CDS encoding asparaginase domain-containing protein produces the protein MSNLLVIFTGGTIGSKSGAGAISVREAGSYAIIEGYQSGPRYRKSVKLECVQPLNILSENVVPDDWNVLIETIRSTDLSRYDGIIVTHGSDTLAYSAAMLSYIFCDSSIPIVLVASNYPLGDPRSNGLRNFASAVEFIDGEKLKGVYVVYENSAGEAIVYLGTRVTQAVSFTDQLECPYDVHYGMMSEGKLIVNEHPYNPSPQELRSRKPAPSPFTAGKDKLQSGLLYVKPFFGMTYDYFDFGQKAPKAVVHDLFHSGTANTSGSERHSLLAFADYCAKHSVDLYLCPLKDSSETLYASSVALQQAGVAFIENMSVDAALMKLTLAYSIYNDKQQIREFVMNTPLFYEFVASR, from the coding sequence GTGAGCAATCTTCTTGTTATTTTTACGGGAGGGACGATTGGCAGCAAATCTGGCGCGGGAGCGATTAGCGTGCGCGAAGCAGGCTCCTATGCAATCATAGAAGGCTATCAATCGGGCCCCCGTTACCGCAAGTCTGTAAAGCTGGAATGCGTTCAGCCGCTAAATATTCTTAGCGAAAACGTAGTGCCAGATGATTGGAATGTGTTGATTGAAACGATCCGCAGCACAGACCTATCACGCTATGACGGCATTATCGTCACCCATGGCTCGGATACGCTTGCTTATTCGGCTGCAATGCTGAGCTATATTTTTTGTGATAGCTCCATTCCGATTGTGCTGGTGGCGAGCAACTACCCGCTTGGCGATCCGCGCAGCAATGGACTGCGGAACTTTGCCTCAGCCGTTGAATTTATAGATGGCGAGAAGCTGAAGGGTGTCTACGTCGTTTATGAAAACAGCGCAGGCGAGGCTATCGTGTATTTGGGTACACGCGTAACGCAGGCGGTGTCATTCACTGACCAATTGGAATGCCCGTATGACGTGCATTACGGCATGATGAGCGAGGGCAAGCTGATCGTAAATGAGCATCCTTACAACCCATCTCCGCAGGAGCTTCGCTCTCGCAAGCCTGCTCCGAGCCCGTTCACCGCTGGCAAGGATAAGCTGCAATCGGGACTGCTGTATGTGAAGCCGTTTTTCGGCATGACCTATGACTATTTTGATTTTGGGCAAAAAGCGCCGAAGGCCGTCGTTCACGATCTGTTCCACTCCGGCACGGCGAACACGAGTGGGAGCGAGCGCCATTCCCTGCTTGCTTTTGCCGATTATTGCGCCAAGCATAGCGTAGACTTGTATTTGTGTCCGCTCAAGGACAGCTCGGAGACGCTTTACGCGTCGTCGGTTGCCCTGCAGCAGGCGGGAGTAGCCTTTATCGAAAATATGTCGGTGGATGCAGCGCTTATGAAGCTGACGCTTGCTTATTCCATTTATAATGATAAGCAGCAAATTCGCGAGTTTGTCATGAATACCCCGCTTTTCTACGAGTTTGTGGCATCCCGTTGA
- the mglC gene encoding galactose/methyl galactoside ABC transporter permease MglC, producing MNALEAKGVKHFFSQNAIYIILVLLIVGIAVADPNFIGITTLRDILLQSSTRVIIALGVAFVLITGGTDLSAGRIVGLSAVVSASMLQMSDYPRKFFPNLPELPIIVPIILAIVVGLIFGLINGIIVAKFHVPPFIATLGSMVIVYGVNSFYFDMKPNQSQPIGGLSKEFSKLGTGYIGPNGTYSIPYIVIIAIVVSFIVWVIFNNTRLGKNMYAIGGNIQAANVSGINVSRNLIYIYAIAGALYGLAGVLEAARTGGATNNYGNMYELDAIAACVVGGVSTAGGVGRVRGILAGVLIFSVINYGLTFVGVSPYWQLIIKGMIIVAAVAFDIRKYVAKK from the coding sequence ATGAATGCATTGGAGGCAAAGGGAGTTAAGCATTTTTTCTCCCAAAATGCGATCTATATTATATTGGTTCTGCTTATCGTCGGCATAGCTGTAGCCGACCCTAATTTTATCGGCATTACGACGCTGCGGGATATTTTGCTGCAATCGTCAACGCGAGTCATTATCGCTTTAGGCGTAGCGTTCGTGCTCATTACGGGAGGAACGGATTTATCCGCTGGGAGGATTGTTGGCTTGAGCGCTGTCGTCTCTGCGTCGATGCTGCAAATGTCGGATTATCCGCGCAAGTTTTTCCCTAATCTGCCGGAGCTCCCGATTATCGTGCCGATTATACTGGCGATTGTCGTCGGTTTGATTTTTGGCTTGATCAACGGCATTATTGTTGCAAAATTTCATGTTCCGCCGTTCATTGCAACGCTCGGCTCAATGGTTATCGTATACGGTGTAAACTCGTTTTACTTCGATATGAAGCCTAATCAGTCGCAGCCAATTGGAGGCTTAAGCAAGGAATTCAGCAAGCTGGGGACCGGGTATATCGGGCCGAACGGCACCTATTCGATCCCGTATATCGTCATTATAGCGATTGTCGTCTCGTTTATCGTCTGGGTTATTTTCAACAACACACGTCTGGGCAAAAATATGTATGCCATCGGCGGCAATATCCAAGCGGCTAATGTATCGGGCATTAATGTATCGCGCAATCTAATTTATATTTATGCGATTGCCGGGGCGCTTTATGGACTGGCAGGCGTGCTGGAGGCTGCCCGCACTGGGGGAGCTACGAACAACTACGGAAATATGTACGAGCTGGATGCGATTGCGGCCTGCGTCGTCGGGGGCGTCTCGACGGCGGGTGGTGTCGGGCGCGTGCGAGGTATTCTCGCCGGAGTGCTCATTTTCAGCGTCATCAACTACGGTCTGACCTTTGTCGGCGTAAGCCCGTACTGGCAGCTCATTATTAAAGGGATGATTATTGTCGCTGCGGTTGCTTTCGATATTCGCAAGTATGTGGCGAAGAAGTAG